The Acidobacteriota bacterium genome includes a region encoding these proteins:
- a CDS encoding peptidylprolyl isomerase → MTQTGLCILFLLICGATPLLGQTRAKLLDPAKLTQRAPARFNVRMETSKGLIVMEVQRAWSPHGADRFYNLVRAGYYNQVRFHRVIAGKWAQFGINGDPKIARAWRTQTIPDDLPAGVSNQRGTVAFAFAVANGRTTQVFFNLRDNSATHDKEPFVPFGKIIQGLEVADALNAEYGETSGGGIRAGKQTPLFEGGNDWLKQNFPRLDYILRATIVKTK, encoded by the coding sequence ATGACTCAAACGGGCCTCTGTATTCTGTTCTTGCTGATCTGCGGCGCAACACCGTTGCTCGGGCAAACGCGGGCGAAGTTGCTTGATCCGGCCAAGCTGACCCAGCGCGCGCCCGCACGATTCAACGTGCGGATGGAAACCAGCAAAGGCCTCATCGTGATGGAAGTCCAACGCGCGTGGTCGCCGCATGGTGCAGATCGCTTTTACAACCTGGTGCGCGCGGGCTATTACAATCAAGTGCGCTTTCATCGCGTCATTGCGGGCAAATGGGCGCAGTTCGGCATCAATGGCGATCCGAAAATTGCACGAGCCTGGCGCACACAAACAATCCCTGATGATCTGCCCGCCGGCGTCTCGAACCAGCGCGGCACCGTCGCCTTCGCCTTTGCTGTGGCGAATGGTCGCACCACGCAGGTGTTCTTCAATCTGCGCGACAATTCGGCGACGCACGATAAAGAGCCATTCGTGCCGTTCGGCAAAATTATCCAAGGCTTGGAAGTCGCCGACGCGTTGAATGCCGAATACGGCGAAACGTCGGGCGGGGGCATCCGTGCGGGCAAGCAAACGCCGTTGTTTGAAGGCGGCAACGACTGGCTGAAACAAAACTTTCCGCGTCTGGATTACATCCTGCGCGCCACCATCGTGAAGACCAAATAA
- a CDS encoding S9 family peptidase, which translates to MKLLLQSVCLVLTLFAAPTLAQTRGITPEDYFAFESLSDPHLSPDGKLVAYVVTKVERGQNRRNSAIWMVAADGSRAPWPFTTSPQSASSPRWSPDGRALAFISSRPSADANAQEQPRPQVYALSLDGGEARRVTNLKNGVSVFQWSPEGSRLVVVSRSGPSDNRPESKDRSDVRHYKNTSYKFNDSGWFDDRRTHLWVIDVKSGVAKQITEGDDWNDADPQWSPDGTRLAFVSNRTGKEYEQNRNSDVWVISAEGGALTKISDHAEADNSPRWSPDGKTIAFTGTTREREHPKIWLAPATGGAASTLAANGLDLIPTGLEWSPMTGDGRALFFETGVKGEYHLFRVDLATKAIAQVTTGARAVRAVDFSKGALAYTVNDFKHLDDLFISDLNGKNERQLTHLNQALWQQLQLADVERFSYKSADNWDVDGFIVKPINYQEGEKYPLILNVHGGPAGQYGVDWFHEFQVYAAKGYGVLYTNPRGSTGYGEKFERGIFGEWGGKDYQDVMNGLDAALKRYAWIDADKLGVTGGSYGGFMTNWIVGHTDRFKAAVTLRSVVNFVSDEGTRDGAYGHKDDFGGDLFEKFDLYWERSPLKYAKNVKTPTLILHSDNDFRVPLEQGEQWFRALKHYGVTTEIVMFPRENHNLTRTGEPKHLVESLNWQLYWFARFIDGNAAALPPDLK; encoded by the coding sequence ATGAAACTTCTACTCCAATCAGTTTGTCTCGTGCTGACGTTGTTCGCCGCGCCAACGCTCGCGCAAACACGCGGCATCACCCCCGAAGATTATTTCGCGTTTGAATCCTTGAGCGACCCGCACCTTTCGCCTGATGGCAAGTTGGTCGCCTATGTCGTAACCAAGGTGGAGCGCGGGCAGAACCGGCGCAACTCTGCGATTTGGATGGTTGCCGCAGATGGTTCCCGCGCGCCGTGGCCATTCACCACCAGTCCGCAATCGGCTTCGTCGCCGCGTTGGTCGCCGGATGGCCGCGCGCTCGCGTTCATTTCATCACGCCCAAGCGCGGACGCGAACGCGCAGGAGCAACCGCGTCCGCAGGTGTATGCGCTGTCGCTCGATGGCGGCGAAGCGCGGCGCGTGACAAATCTCAAGAACGGCGTCAGCGTGTTTCAATGGTCGCCGGAGGGGTCGCGCCTGGTTGTCGTCAGCCGTAGCGGCCCCAGCGACAATCGGCCTGAAAGCAAAGACCGCAGCGATGTGCGGCATTACAAAAACACGTCGTACAAGTTCAATGACTCCGGCTGGTTCGACGACCGGCGCACACACCTGTGGGTCATTGATGTCAAAAGCGGCGTGGCCAAACAAATCACCGAAGGCGACGACTGGAACGATGCCGATCCGCAATGGTCGCCCGACGGGACGCGGCTCGCCTTCGTTTCGAACCGCACTGGCAAAGAGTATGAGCAGAATCGCAACAGCGATGTTTGGGTCATCTCTGCTGAAGGCGGCGCGCTCACCAAAATTTCCGACCACGCCGAAGCCGACAACAGCCCGCGCTGGTCGCCCGATGGCAAGACCATCGCTTTCACCGGCACGACGCGCGAGCGCGAGCATCCCAAAATCTGGCTCGCTCCGGCAACGGGCGGCGCGGCTTCTACACTCGCAGCCAACGGGCTTGATCTGATTCCCACCGGCCTGGAATGGTCGCCAATGACTGGCGATGGACGCGCGCTGTTTTTTGAGACGGGCGTGAAAGGCGAATATCACTTGTTCCGCGTTGATCTGGCGACGAAAGCCATTGCCCAGGTCACGACAGGCGCGCGGGCCGTGCGCGCCGTGGATTTCAGCAAAGGCGCGCTGGCTTACACCGTGAATGATTTCAAGCACCTCGATGATCTGTTCATCAGCGATCTCAACGGCAAAAACGAACGCCAGCTCACGCATCTGAATCAAGCTTTGTGGCAGCAGTTGCAATTGGCCGATGTCGAACGCTTCAGCTACAAGAGCGCCGACAACTGGGACGTAGACGGCTTCATCGTCAAGCCGATCAATTATCAGGAAGGTGAAAAATATCCGCTCATTCTCAACGTTCATGGCGGCCCGGCGGGGCAATACGGCGTGGATTGGTTTCATGAGTTTCAGGTCTACGCGGCCAAAGGCTACGGCGTGCTGTACACAAACCCGCGCGGCTCGACGGGCTACGGCGAAAAGTTCGAGCGCGGCATCTTTGGCGAATGGGGCGGCAAGGATTATCAGGACGTGATGAACGGCTTGGACGCGGCGCTCAAACGTTATGCGTGGATTGATGCCGACAAGCTGGGCGTGACCGGCGGCAGCTATGGCGGCTTTATGACGAACTGGATTGTCGGCCACACCGACCGCTTCAAAGCGGCAGTGACGTTGCGCAGCGTCGTCAACTTCGTCTCTGACGAGGGCACGCGCGACGGCGCGTATGGGCACAAGGACGATTTCGGCGGCGACCTGTTTGAGAAGTTCGATCTGTACTGGGAGCGCTCGCCGTTGAAATACGCGAAGAACGTCAAAACGCCGACGTTGATTTTGCATTCGGACAACGATTTCCGCGTGCCGTTGGAACAAGGCGAGCAATGGTTCCGCGCGTTGAAGCATTACGGCGTGACGACCGAGATCGTGATGTTCCCGCGCGAGAATCACAACCTGACGCGCACGGGCGAGCCGAAGCATCTGGTCGAAAGCCTGAATTGGCAGCTATACTGGTTTGCGCGTTTCATTGACGGCAATGCGGCAGCGCTTCCACCCGACCTGAAATAA